The Candidatus Methylomirabilota bacterium genome includes the window CTCCTGCCGATTCGCCTGGCAGGTAAAGCCTTCAACACGGCGACGTTTACCGCTACCCTGGGGGGTGAGCCGGTCAAGGTCTATCTCCTCCGCCCGTGGGTATCGGTGGAAGACGGTGTGGCCTCGGTGATTGTCGATAAGACAATAGGGCTCCTGGCCCAGACAAGCGTGCTTCTGCTCGGGATCGCCTTTGCGTACCGGGTGTTGCCGGCAGGATTGCCCCTGCTGTATGCGATGATAGGGCTAGCGCTGCTCGGGATATTGGCGGTCGGGGGGTTTATCATGGCGCAGCAACGCGGGCTGTGCGGTCGATCCTTGAAGATGCTCACCCGTCTGGGGATCACATGGCACCGGGGGATAGCAGCCGCCCAGGAACTGGACGAAGCCATCGCCACGTTTTACGCCACCCAAGGCCGGCGCCTTGCCCTCTCATACCTGTTTCACCTTGTCGCGTCCCTGGTTGGAATTCTGGAGGTCTACCTGATCCTTTGGCTGGTTGGACTGCCAAACTCGTTTACGACAGCCGTCGTCATCGAAGCCTTCAGTGCCGCCATCAAGGCTGCCGCCTTCCTGATCCCGGGTGCCATCGGTGTAGAGGAAGGGGGAAATGTGGCCATCTTTCTGACCTTGGGGTTGACGGCAGGGGACGGGCTCTCCTTCAGCCTGATTCGGCGACTGCGCGAGTTGGTTGTGATGGTTGCCGGCCTGATAGCCCTGGCGTTGATTCCGAGATCCGGCCCCATTCCGCATCCGGGGTAGTGTGGTCCTGCGGTCATCGACGCCCCTGCCATCTTCCTGGATTGTACTCGCAACTCAGACGTTGAGGCACGTCATTGCGAGCACAGCGAAGCAATCTCGCCGTTCTTCGCACCTTCAGAACGCTGAGATTGCCGCGCACCCTGCGAGTGCTCGCAAGGACGAATCCCGAGGGATGCGAACGAGAACAGCTTGACGTATATGTCGGCCTGACCTATGCTTCACCTCAAACCACCGAATAGTTGTTTCTGAAGAGAGGAAATGAACCCATGAAAAGACAATCGCGCTGGATCTATCGCCTGTGTGTCGCCATCCTACTGCTCGCTGTTCCAGTTCATCCCCTTCACGCTCAGGAGATTCGGGATGATGCTGAGGCCCGTACCCTCCTGGAGGAGGCCCGCAGGCGGGTGGTCGTGTGGGATCACTTCCCGGGTTTCACGGCGAAACTAACGGTGGACCGGGATGGCAACAGGTCAGGCGGTGAGCTGACGGTCCTGTCTTCCGGAAAGGTGCAGGTGGAGTTGCAAGACCGGGAGACGGCAGAATGGGCCGGCCGGATTTTGAAGTCGCTCGTCAACCATAGGCTGAAGCTGGACACTCATAAGCATGAGGAAGCGCCGATTGGCTTTGGTCCAGAAGATCAGCATCCACAAGGCCGCCTGGTGAAGAAAGGCGACCGCGCCTCATCGACTTACCGCATCAAGGATCGACAGATCGTCCAGGTGAATCAGAAGACCGAAAAAGGGTGGTTGAGCCTGAACGTCTTGGAGTACACCCCGACGCTTCATGGCTCGTTACCCAAGCAGGTAGCCGTCTTCCAGTTCGATGAGAAGGGTTCACTTGCCACAAGCACTGTCTTTACCGATGAGTACGTCGAGGTCGAGAGTTTCTGGCTCCCAAGGTCTCGCGTGATTATCACTGCCCAAGGGGGGAAGATCGAGGTTGCGAGGCTTCAGTTCCACGAGCACCGCTTGCTTCCGAAAGAAGCGGCCAGGACCCCTGGCCCCTGATTTCCGACGCTATGAATTTTCCTTTTCGGCGACCAGCATAAGCGCCGCCAGGTTTCGGTCGTACTGACGGAATACCCGGCGCATCGCGTGTATTCGCTGGCGCGCCGCCGGATTCCGCAGCACGTTCCAGGCAATCCGGGCCATTCCAGCCACACCCTCATTCCGGATCATCTCGGAGGGCTCAAGCAGGTGCATCGGTGCAGTGGCCTGCGCCGTAATGCTCAACCCTTCATGTTCCAGCAGCGCTCGCCATTCCGACCCGGTCATCGGCCGCACCCCCACATGAATCGATTGCGAGAGCGCCCGATTAATGGCGTCTCTGATTGCCGTCTCGATATCGTCCGGAACTAAGGCCAATTCATGGATGCCGCAACGCCCACCCGGGACCAGCAGACGCTTGGCCTCTTGGATGATTGTCGCCTTATGTTCCGGCGTCTTCATGCTCAGCATCGCTTCGCAGTACACGACCGTAGCGCAGGCGTCCGGTAGACCTGACTCTTCCGCTTGTCCGACCACACAGCGCTGATTGTCGCCGGACAGATAGCCTCGGACCCGCGTGGCGGCGACCTCGTCCGCCTCTACCGCGGTATAACTGGACGGAGATTTCGCCAGCACTATCTGCGCCGTCACACCCAACCCAGGCGCAAATTCGACGACCCGGTCCGTCGATCGGATATTGAGCGCATCCAGCATCCGACGGGTGAGTTCAAGGCCACCGGGACGCAACACCCGTTTGCCCATCTGCGCCAGCAGCCAGTGCCCCGGCATCTTCTCGACGTGCAGCCCGTGTCCCGGCAGGACCTCTTTGTGTTCACTCATACGCTTTTCCGCTTTCCTTTGAAATGTTGGGGACTCAGTTCGTGCCCTGCAACCTCGACAGGAGGGCATAAAGGGCGAAGTTGCAAGGCGCCTGCAGCCCGTATTCGGCCGCCTTTCTGACGATGACGCCATTCAAGGCCTCATGCTCCAAAGGCTTGCCTGCCTCGTGGTCCTGCAGCATCGACGTCTTGACATTATAATGCTGAGAGAACGTGACGTTCCGTTCCCACACCTGCTCAAAAGCAAGGCTGATCCCTGATGCGTTCGCCACAGTGACGACCTCCGCCGTCACCAACCGCGCCAGTTCAAGGGTGTGCGGGTTCTCAAGGATGACCTTGACGGGGCCGCCAACCAGTGTATTGATCGCATTAAACGGGGCATTCCAGGCGAGCTTCGTCCAGAGGACTGTTTTCATATCGGATGAGATATCGGCCGGACAACCGTACCGCTGAAAGAACGCCTTGAGCCCGGAAACCCGCTCGCTGACACCGCCGTCGAACTCTCCGAACATGATCTTCCCGCTCTCCTGATGAAGAACGAGCCCGGGTTCCGGCGCGCTCGCCCCGATGTAGGCAACCCCCGCCAAGACCCTATCCTGTCCGATAAGGGCTGCGATTGTGCCCTCGTTGTCGATCCCATTCTGAAGCGAGAGCACATCTGTCTGCTCCCCGATTAATGGGAGGACCTGGCGAATCGTCGATTCGGTATCGTACGATTTGACGCAGAAGAGGACCAGGTCGACGGGACCAACCTTGGTGGGTTCATCGGTCGCACTGACGCGGACGGCGAAGTCCCCCTTCCAGCTCTTGACCGTGAGGCCCGTCGCCCTGAGTGCCTCCAGACGCTTTCCTCGGGCGATGAAGGTCACATTCGCGCCGCCCTTCGCCAGCAGCCCGCCGAAGTAGCCCCCAACCGCCCCCACCCCCACCACCGCGACGTTCATGACGTTATCTCCGCCCACGCTGTCCTGGGTCGCCGTTTCCGCGTTGTAGGCCCCAAGTATCACCCCCTCTGACTTGATGCCCGGTAGCGAGAACTCGTCGCTTCACAGGGGAATGTTGTAACGCTTGATCTTGCTGTTGAGGGTTTTGAGGTCGATGCCGAGCAGGCGAGCAGCCTGCATCTTTTTGCCTTTGGTGTGATCGAGCACCCGGATAAGGTGCAGCCGCTCCATCTCCGCCAACGAGACGGGACCGCCCGCGACGCCGCTCGGGAATCGGATATTGGGCGGCAGATCCTCGGGTCCGATGACGTCGCCGGGGGTAAGGATCTGCAGGCGCTCGATCGTATTCGCGAGCTCCCGCACATTGCCCGGCCACGGATACTCCGCCAGTGCATCGATCGCCTCATTGGAGATGGCCTTGGCCTTCTGACCTGTGACCCGGAATTGCTGTAAGAAATGCTCAACAAGGAGTGGAATGTCCTCCTTCCGCTCACGGAGCGACGGCAGCGTCAAGCCGACGACGTTCAGTCGATAGTAGAGATCCTCGCGGAACCGTCCGGTCCGCACCTCGTGGGTCAGGTCCTTGTTGGTTGCGGCAATGATGCGCACCTCAACCCGGTGGACCCGTGTGCCCCCGACCCGCCGCAACTCCTTCGTGTCGAGCACCTGGAGGAGTTTGGCCTGCATGGCCGGGCTCATCTCTCCTACCTCGTCCAGCAGGAGCGTCCCGCCGCCCGCGACCTCAAAGAGACCCATCTTGACGCTGACGGCGCCGGTAAACGCCCCCTTCTCGTGTCCGAACAGTTCACTCTCCAGCAGAGGATCTTGAAAGCCGCTGCAGTTGATGATCAGGAACGGCCCATTGGCGCGACGGCTCGCCATATGAATGGCCTTGGCTACCAGGCTCTTGCCGGTTCCGCTCTCGCCCTGAATCAGGACGCTCGCTTCGCTCGGCGCGATTCGTCGTACGGTCGCCAACAGAGAGGCCATAGCTGAGCTGTGACCGACCATAATCGGGGCGGGTTCGCGCTGGGCAACCATGCGCCGCAGGGCCGTATTCTCCGTACGCAGACGCTTACGCTCGGCGGCCCGTCCTAACACCTCCTCCAATTCGGCGAGCTTGAAGGGCTTGG containing:
- a CDS encoding sigma-54-dependent Fis family transcriptional regulator, with translation MVEASERGGATRALVVDDERPIRLLMEMELPRAGYMVTCAANGEEALEQLRAREFDVVLLDLKMPGIGGMEALRRIRDSGSAAEVVILTGHPDVDSAIQAMKLGAYDYLTKPFKLAELEEVLGRAAERKRLRTENTALRRMVAQREPAPIMVGHSSAMASLLATVRRIAPSEASVLIQGESGTGKSLVAKAIHMASRRANGPFLIINCSGFQDPLLESELFGHEKGAFTGAVSVKMGLFEVAGGGTLLLDEVGEMSPAMQAKLLQVLDTKELRRVGGTRVHRVEVRIIAATNKDLTHEVRTGRFREDLYYRLNVVGLTLPSLRERKEDIPLLVEHFLQQFRVTGQKAKAISNEAIDALAEYPWPGNVRELANTIERLQILTPGDVIGPEDLPPNIRFPSGVAGGPVSLAEMERLHLIRVLDHTKGKKMQAARLLGIDLKTLNSKIKRYNIPL
- a CDS encoding SAM-dependent methyltransferase produces the protein MSEHKEVLPGHGLHVEKMPGHWLLAQMGKRVLRPGGLELTRRMLDALNIRSTDRVVEFAPGLGVTAQIVLAKSPSSYTAVEADEVAATRVRGYLSGDNQRCVVGQAEESGLPDACATVVYCEAMLSMKTPEHKATIIQEAKRLLVPGGRCGIHELALVPDDIETAIRDAINRALSQSIHVGVRPMTGSEWRALLEHEGLSITAQATAPMHLLEPSEMIRNEGVAGMARIAWNVLRNPAARQRIHAMRRVFRQYDRNLAALMLVAEKENS
- a CDS encoding 2-dehydropantoate 2-reductase, which produces MNVAVVGVGAVGGYFGGLLAKGGANVTFIARGKRLEALRATGLTVKSWKGDFAVRVSATDEPTKVGPVDLVLFCVKSYDTESTIRQVLPLIGEQTDVLSLQNGIDNEGTIAALIGQDRVLAGVAYIGASAPEPGLVLHQESGKIMFGEFDGGVSERVSGLKAFFQRYGCPADISSDMKTVLWTKLAWNAPFNAINTLVGGPVKVILENPHTLELARLVTAEVVTVANASGISLAFEQVWERNVTFSQHYNVKTSMLQDHEAGKPLEHEALNGVIVRKAAEYGLQAPCNFALYALLSRLQGTN